Proteins from one Streptomyces sp. NBC_00390 genomic window:
- the trpA gene encoding tryptophan synthase subunit alpha, with amino-acid sequence MSGNIKLLSDTLAAAKRENRAALIAYLPAGFPTVDGGIEAVKAVLDGGADIVEVGLPHSDPVLDGPVIQTADDIALRGGVKIADVLRTVREAHAATGRPVLVMTYWNPVDRYGVERFTAELAEAGGAGCILPDLPVEEAGQWREHAEKHGLATVFVVAPSSKDARLAKITAAGSGFVYAASLMGVTGTRESVGEQAQDLVRRTRATTELPVCVGLGVSNAAQAAEVAAFADGVIVGSAFVKRILDAPDESAGLKAVRELAGDLARGVRRSS; translated from the coding sequence GTGAGCGGGAACATCAAGCTGCTGAGCGACACCCTCGCCGCGGCGAAGAGGGAGAACCGGGCCGCGCTCATCGCCTACCTCCCGGCCGGCTTCCCGACCGTGGACGGAGGGATCGAGGCGGTCAAGGCGGTCCTGGACGGGGGCGCCGACATCGTGGAGGTCGGGCTGCCGCACAGCGACCCGGTCCTCGACGGCCCCGTCATCCAGACGGCGGACGACATCGCCCTGCGCGGCGGCGTCAAGATCGCCGATGTGCTGCGCACCGTCCGCGAGGCGCACGCCGCGACCGGCAGGCCCGTCCTGGTGATGACGTACTGGAACCCGGTCGACCGGTACGGCGTCGAGCGCTTCACCGCCGAGCTGGCAGAGGCCGGCGGCGCGGGCTGCATCCTGCCGGATCTGCCGGTCGAGGAGGCCGGGCAGTGGCGGGAGCACGCCGAGAAGCACGGTCTCGCCACCGTTTTCGTCGTCGCCCCGAGCAGCAAGGACGCCCGGCTGGCCAAGATCACGGCGGCCGGCTCCGGATTCGTCTACGCCGCGTCCCTGATGGGCGTCACCGGCACCCGTGAGTCGGTCGGCGAGCAGGCCCAGGACCTGGTACGGCGTACCCGCGCCACCACCGAACTTCCGGTCTGCGTGGGTCTCGGCGTGTCCAACGCGGCGCAGGCCGCCGAGGTCGCGGCCTTCGCGGACGGGGTGATCGTCGGATCCGCGTTCGTCAAGCGGATCCTCGACGCACCGGACGAGAGCGCCGGTCTCAAGGCCGTACGGGAACTGGCGGGCGATCTCGCCCGGGGCGTGCGCCGCTCCTCGTAG
- the hisI gene encoding phosphoribosyl-AMP cyclohydrolase, with protein MTSSVPASALDPAIAARLKRSADGLLPAIAQQYDTGEVLMLGWMDDEALHRTLTTGRCTYWSRSRQEYWVKGDTSGHAQHVKSVALDCDADTLLVKVDQIGAACHTGDRTCFDADVLPLGE; from the coding sequence ATGACCAGCAGTGTCCCCGCAAGCGCCCTCGATCCCGCCATCGCCGCCCGCCTCAAGCGCAGCGCCGACGGTCTGCTCCCGGCCATCGCGCAGCAGTACGACACCGGCGAGGTGCTGATGCTCGGCTGGATGGACGACGAGGCTCTGCACCGCACCCTGACCACCGGCCGCTGCACGTACTGGTCCCGCAGCCGCCAGGAGTACTGGGTCAAGGGCGACACCTCCGGCCATGCCCAGCACGTCAAGTCCGTCGCCCTCGACTGCGACGCGGACACCCTGCTCGTGAAGGTCGACCAGATCGGGGCCGCCTGCCACACCGGGGACCGCACCTGCTTCGACGCCGACGTGCTGCCCCTCGGCGAGTAG
- a CDS encoding HGxxPAAW family protein gives MAGSSHGHTPAAWTGSIITLIGFCVAGVFMVADSPLGFWAGMAVILLGGVVGGAMKMAGLGTPKEPDSVVQARDRAAGAEARSAA, from the coding sequence ATGGCGGGCAGCAGCCACGGACACACCCCGGCCGCCTGGACCGGTTCCATCATCACCCTCATCGGCTTCTGCGTGGCAGGCGTCTTCATGGTGGCGGACAGCCCGCTCGGCTTCTGGGCCGGTATGGCCGTCATCCTCCTCGGCGGTGTCGTCGGTGGCGCGATGAAGATGGCCGGCCTCGGTACGCCGAAGGAGCCGGACTCCGTGGTCCAGGCCCGCGACCGCGCCGCCGGTGCCGAGGCCCGCAGCGCGGCCTGA
- the trpM gene encoding tryptophan biosynthesis modulator TrpM: MTAARVAPARTRTSPGSAGSAVCARPDASRDPYARFARGCRPRGCRAPARRVHGRRVRYVIGDEPGQVNGMRWRGAPARAGR; encoded by the coding sequence ATGACTGCCGCCCGCGTCGCCCCCGCCCGGACCCGGACGAGCCCCGGCTCGGCCGGTTCCGCGGTCTGCGCGCGGCCGGACGCGTCGCGTGACCCCTACGCGCGTTTCGCCCGCGGATGCCGCCCGCGCGGCTGCCGGGCACCGGCACGGCGCGTGCACGGGCGGCGGGTCCGTTACGTGATCGGGGACGAGCCGGGCCAGGTCAACGGAATGCGATGGCGCGGCGCGCCCGCGCGCGCCGGCCGCTAG
- a CDS encoding DUF2752 domain-containing protein — protein sequence MPVGAIVSVAAAFAYVGTVDPNEPGHYPVCPLVRFTGIYCPGCGGLRSAHAFINGDLATALGANAVAVAGYVIFAVVWAMWLIRAVQARPLRISLPRAWWWSVGGVVLIFSVVRNLPFGAGLAP from the coding sequence ATGCCCGTGGGCGCCATCGTCTCGGTCGCCGCGGCCTTCGCGTACGTCGGCACCGTCGACCCCAATGAACCCGGGCACTATCCGGTCTGCCCGCTGGTGCGGTTCACCGGGATCTACTGCCCCGGCTGCGGCGGACTGCGCAGTGCCCACGCGTTCATCAACGGGGACCTGGCCACCGCCCTCGGGGCCAATGCCGTCGCCGTCGCCGGCTACGTGATCTTCGCCGTGGTGTGGGCGATGTGGCTGATTCGCGCCGTACAGGCCAGGCCCCTGCGGATCTCGCTCCCGCGCGCCTGGTGGTGGTCCGTCGGCGGCGTCGTCCTGATCTTCAGCGTGGTGCGGAACCTGCCGTTCGGTGCGGGACTCGCGCCGTGA
- a CDS encoding TIGR02234 family membrane protein, whose translation MTAVPVPQPRPAAASTADGSRRSLAAALLLGGAGATVVLLAAGRIWAEGTAAVGGGKVPLDADGGDVTGVPTALAIVGLASLVAVFAVRSGGRLLVSALLAVSGAGAAVAAVLGASDSEALDEKAARTTGDAAAAIDGLTHTAWPYVTAAGGLLILLAGLLALRYGKQWPAMSGRYERDGSPRPRKVRAVDPDRPEDLWRALDHGEDPTREG comes from the coding sequence GTGACTGCTGTACCCGTACCCCAGCCCCGTCCCGCGGCCGCCTCCACCGCCGACGGCAGCCGCCGTAGTCTGGCCGCTGCCCTGCTCCTCGGGGGTGCCGGTGCGACCGTCGTCCTGCTCGCCGCCGGCCGGATCTGGGCCGAGGGCACGGCAGCCGTCGGCGGCGGAAAGGTGCCGCTCGATGCCGACGGCGGCGATGTCACCGGAGTCCCCACGGCACTGGCGATCGTCGGTCTCGCTTCCCTCGTCGCCGTGTTCGCGGTCCGCAGCGGCGGCCGGCTGCTCGTCTCCGCCCTGCTCGCCGTGAGCGGCGCGGGCGCGGCCGTCGCGGCCGTGCTCGGCGCGTCCGACAGCGAAGCGCTCGACGAGAAGGCGGCCAGGACCACCGGCGACGCGGCCGCGGCCATCGATGGGCTCACCCATACGGCCTGGCCGTACGTGACGGCCGCCGGCGGACTGCTGATCCTGCTCGCGGGCCTGCTCGCGCTGCGGTACGGCAAGCAGTGGCCCGCCATGTCCGGCCGCTACGAGCGCGACGGCAGCCCGCGGCCCCGCAAGGTCCGGGCCGTCGACCCCGACCGGCCCGAGGACCTCTGGAGGGCTCTCGACCACGGTGAGGATCCGACGCGCGAAGGATGA
- the lgt gene encoding prolipoprotein diacylglyceryl transferase: MDLAYIPSPSTGVIHLGPLPLRGYAFCIIIGVFVAVWYGNKRWIARGGKAGTVADIAVWAVPFGLVGGRLYHVITDYQLYFSEGENWVDAFKIWEGGLGIWGAIALGAVGAWIGCRRRGIPLPAYADAIAPGIAFAQAIGRWGNWFNQELYGKETDLPWAVKITEGVNREAGLYHPTFLYESLWCIGVALLVIWADRRFTLGHGRAFALYVAAYCTGRGWIEYMRVDEAHHVLGLRLNVWTSIIVFALAVAYIVISSRRRPGREEIVEPAAADLTKASSKAAGDGDAGSDGGSGGAESAEAAADAGPTDAEPAEAAQKDADAESAGKS; the protein is encoded by the coding sequence ATGGACCTTGCCTACATTCCCAGCCCGTCGACCGGAGTGATCCACCTCGGACCGCTCCCGCTGCGCGGCTATGCCTTCTGCATCATCATCGGCGTCTTTGTGGCCGTCTGGTACGGCAACAAGCGCTGGATCGCCCGGGGCGGCAAAGCCGGCACCGTGGCCGACATCGCCGTATGGGCCGTGCCCTTCGGCCTGGTCGGCGGCCGGCTCTACCACGTGATCACCGACTACCAGCTGTACTTCAGCGAGGGTGAGAACTGGGTCGACGCCTTCAAGATCTGGGAGGGCGGCCTCGGTATCTGGGGCGCCATCGCGCTGGGCGCCGTCGGCGCCTGGATCGGCTGCCGCCGCCGGGGCATCCCGCTTCCGGCCTACGCGGACGCCATCGCGCCCGGAATCGCCTTCGCGCAGGCGATCGGCCGCTGGGGCAACTGGTTCAACCAGGAGCTGTACGGCAAGGAGACCGATCTGCCCTGGGCCGTCAAGATCACCGAGGGCGTGAACCGCGAGGCCGGGCTGTACCACCCCACGTTCCTGTACGAGTCCCTGTGGTGCATCGGCGTCGCGCTGCTGGTCATCTGGGCCGACCGGCGCTTCACCCTGGGCCATGGCCGGGCGTTCGCGCTGTACGTCGCGGCGTACTGCACGGGCCGCGGCTGGATCGAGTACATGCGGGTCGACGAGGCGCACCACGTGCTGGGCCTGCGGCTGAACGTGTGGACCTCGATCATCGTCTTCGCCCTGGCGGTGGCGTACATCGTGATCTCGTCCCGACGGCGTCCGGGGCGCGAGGAGATCGTCGAGCCGGCCGCCGCGGATCTGACGAAGGCGTCGTCGAAGGCGGCCGGGGACGGCGACGCCGGCAGCGACGGCGGCTCCGGCGGAGCGGAATCGGCCGAAGCCGCAGCGGACGCCGGGCCCACGGACGCCGAGCCCGCGGAAGCCGCCCAGAAGGACGCGGACGCGGAGTCGGCCGGGAAGAGCTGA
- the trpB gene encoding tryptophan synthase subunit beta codes for MSSDYFIPDPEGQVPGPEGYFGAFGGKFIPEALVAAVDEVAVEYDKAKADPAFVAELNDLMVNYTGRPSALTEVPRFAEHAGGARVFLKREDLNHTGSHKINNVLGQALLTRRMGKTRVIAETGAGQHGVATATACALFGLECTIYMGEIDTQRQALNVARMRMLGAEVVAVKSGSRTLKDAINEAFRDWVANVDRTHYLFGTVAGPHPFPAMVRDFHRVIGVETRRQILERAGRLPDAAIACVGGGSNAIGLFHAFIPDTGVRLIGCEPAGHGVETGEHAATLTAGEPGILHGSRSYVLQDEEGQITEPYSISAGLDYPGIGPEHSYLKDIGRGEYRAVTDDEAMQALRLLSRTEGIIPAIESAHALAGALEVGRELGKEGLIVVNLSGRGDKDMDTAARYFGLYHTDAQVEADASAENGAAEIQGDAK; via the coding sequence ATGTCCAGCGACTACTTCATCCCTGACCCGGAGGGTCAGGTTCCCGGCCCGGAGGGCTACTTCGGCGCCTTCGGCGGCAAGTTCATCCCCGAGGCGCTCGTCGCCGCGGTCGACGAGGTCGCCGTCGAGTACGACAAGGCCAAGGCCGACCCGGCCTTCGTCGCCGAGCTCAACGACCTGATGGTCAACTACACGGGCCGCCCCAGCGCGCTCACCGAGGTGCCCCGGTTCGCCGAGCACGCGGGCGGCGCCCGGGTCTTCCTCAAGCGGGAGGACCTCAACCACACCGGCTCGCACAAGATCAACAACGTGCTCGGCCAGGCCCTGCTCACCAGGCGGATGGGCAAGACCCGGGTCATCGCCGAGACCGGCGCCGGACAGCACGGCGTCGCCACCGCGACCGCATGCGCCCTGTTCGGTCTCGAGTGCACGATCTACATGGGCGAGATCGACACCCAGCGCCAGGCACTGAACGTGGCCCGTATGCGCATGCTCGGCGCCGAGGTCGTCGCGGTGAAGTCCGGCAGCCGCACCCTCAAGGACGCCATCAACGAGGCGTTCCGCGACTGGGTGGCCAATGTGGACCGCACCCACTACCTCTTCGGTACGGTCGCGGGCCCCCACCCCTTCCCCGCCATGGTGCGCGACTTCCACCGCGTCATCGGCGTGGAGACCAGGCGCCAGATCCTCGAGCGCGCGGGCCGCCTCCCCGACGCCGCCATCGCCTGCGTGGGCGGCGGATCGAACGCGATCGGCCTGTTCCACGCCTTCATCCCGGACACCGGCGTCCGTCTGATCGGCTGCGAACCCGCGGGCCACGGCGTGGAGACCGGGGAGCACGCGGCCACGCTGACCGCGGGCGAGCCCGGCATCCTGCACGGCTCGCGCTCCTACGTCCTCCAGGACGAGGAAGGCCAGATCACCGAGCCGTACTCGATCTCGGCCGGTCTCGACTACCCCGGTATCGGCCCCGAGCACTCGTACCTCAAGGACATCGGCCGCGGGGAGTACCGCGCGGTCACCGACGACGAGGCCATGCAGGCGCTGCGGCTGCTGTCGCGCACCGAGGGCATCATCCCGGCCATCGAGTCCGCGCACGCCCTGGCCGGTGCGCTCGAGGTGGGCCGGGAGCTGGGCAAGGAGGGACTGATCGTGGTCAATCTGTCCGGCCGCGGCGACAAGGACATGGACACGGCCGCCCGCTACTTCGGGCTGTACCACACCGACGCCCAGGTCGAGGCCGACGCCTCCGCCGAGAACGGCGCCGCCGAGATCCAGGGGGATGCGAAGTGA
- a CDS encoding HpcH/HpaI aldolase/citrate lyase family protein — protein sequence MTLPLTLLYAPGDRPDVVHKALGSAADVVIVDLEDAVGLGRKEYALAATAELLSSPQPLPVHVRINTPHDVETLAGLPGLSALRVPKVAYATDIQQIAARAPGIPLYALLESALAVEHAYAIATAHPALHGIALGEADLRADLGVRGDTGLDWPRTRTVIAARAAGLTPPTQSVFPDIVDLDGLYESCTHGRAIGFLGRAAIHPRQLPVIERAFRPTPHEIEAAEEVVKAAAADAGALALPDGRFVDAAIVAAAQRTLALARREES from the coding sequence ATGACTCTCCCCCTCACCTTGCTGTACGCCCCCGGTGACCGCCCCGACGTCGTGCACAAGGCCCTTGGCTCCGCAGCCGATGTCGTGATCGTCGATCTGGAGGACGCGGTCGGTCTCGGCCGCAAGGAGTACGCCCTCGCCGCCACGGCCGAACTCCTGTCCTCGCCCCAGCCCCTCCCGGTCCATGTCCGCATCAACACCCCCCATGACGTCGAGACCCTCGCCGGACTTCCGGGTCTCAGTGCGTTGCGTGTCCCCAAGGTCGCATACGCCACTGACATTCAGCAGATCGCGGCGCGGGCACCTGGCATCCCGCTGTACGCCCTGCTCGAATCGGCGCTCGCAGTCGAGCACGCGTACGCCATCGCCACCGCCCACCCGGCCCTGCACGGCATCGCGCTGGGCGAGGCCGATCTCCGCGCCGACCTCGGCGTACGCGGAGACACCGGCCTGGACTGGCCCCGCACCCGGACGGTGATCGCCGCGCGCGCCGCCGGTCTCACACCCCCGACACAGTCGGTCTTCCCCGACATCGTCGATCTCGACGGTCTCTACGAGTCCTGCACCCATGGCCGCGCCATCGGCTTCCTGGGCCGCGCGGCCATCCATCCCCGCCAGCTCCCGGTCATCGAGCGCGCCTTCCGGCCCACCCCGCACGAGATCGAGGCCGCGGAGGAGGTCGTCAAGGCGGCCGCCGCGGACGCGGGCGCGCTCGCCCTGCCGGACGGCCGTTTCGTCGACGCCGCGATCGTCGCGGCGGCACAGCGCACCCTCGCGCTCGCCCGGCGCGAGGAGTCCTGA
- a CDS encoding TIGR03085 family metal-binding protein, giving the protein MSTHAKRERLLLAELLETAGPEAPTLCEGWLTRDLAAHVVMRERRPDAAGGVLISLLRDRMERVRAEFAAKPYEELIQLIRTGPPRMSPYGIKPLDEAANTVEFFVHAEDVRRAQPEWTPRELDQVFENALWSRLEKGARLLGRKSPVGLVLRRSNGQTAVAHRGVPVVTVTAEPGELTMFAFGRQDAARVDLEGDKDAIERLHTVRLGVGM; this is encoded by the coding sequence ATGTCGACCCATGCGAAGCGTGAACGACTTCTGCTCGCCGAACTGTTGGAGACGGCGGGCCCCGAGGCCCCCACCCTGTGCGAGGGCTGGCTGACCCGGGACCTGGCGGCCCATGTGGTGATGCGCGAGCGCCGTCCGGACGCGGCCGGCGGGGTGCTGATCAGCCTGCTGAGGGACCGTATGGAACGGGTGCGGGCGGAGTTCGCGGCCAAGCCCTACGAGGAGCTGATCCAGCTCATCCGTACCGGTCCGCCGCGTATGTCGCCCTACGGGATCAAGCCGCTCGACGAGGCCGCGAACACGGTCGAGTTCTTCGTGCACGCGGAGGACGTGCGCCGTGCACAGCCGGAGTGGACGCCGCGCGAGCTGGACCAGGTCTTCGAGAACGCGCTGTGGTCGCGGCTCGAGAAAGGGGCCCGGCTGCTGGGACGCAAGTCGCCGGTCGGTCTGGTGCTGCGCCGGTCGAACGGCCAGACGGCGGTGGCCCACCGCGGCGTCCCGGTGGTGACGGTGACCGCGGAGCCGGGCGAGCTGACGATGTTCGCGTTCGGGCGGCAGGACGCTGCGCGGGTGGACCTGGAGGGGGACAAGGACGCGATCGAACGGCTGCACACGGTCAGGCTGGGCGTGGGGATGTAG
- a CDS encoding anthranilate synthase component I, with protein sequence MDLETFRKLAGDRRVIPVSRRLLADGDTPVGLYRKLAAERPGTFLLESAENGRSWSRYSFIGVRSAGTLTERDGQAHWLGTPPVGVPVEGDPLAALRATVETLHTPPTPGGVGGTPTHDLGAGMPPFTGGMVGYLGYDIVRRLEKIGPGERDDLKLPELTMLLTSDLAVLDHWDGTVLLIANAINHNDRDTGVDEAHADAVARLDAMEADLARPLASAPAALPPSELPEFSALWGGKDYQEAVEDIKERIRAGEAFQVVPSQRFETPCTASALDVYRVLRATNPSPYMYLFRFDGFDVVGSSPEALVKVEDGHAMVHPIAGTRPRGATPQEDQTLAEELLADPKERAEHLMLVDLGRNDLGRVCAPGSVEVVDFMSIERYSHVMHIVSTVTGKVADGRTAFDVLTACFPAGTLSGAPKPRAMQIIDELEPSRRGLYGGCVGYLDFAGDSDTAIAIRTALLRDGTAYVQAGAGVVADSDPVGEDNECRNKAAAVLRAVHTANRLNSHADR encoded by the coding sequence ATGGATCTCGAGACCTTCCGCAAGCTGGCAGGGGACCGCCGCGTCATCCCCGTCAGCCGCCGGCTCCTTGCGGACGGCGACACCCCTGTCGGCCTCTACCGCAAGCTCGCCGCCGAACGCCCAGGCACGTTCCTGCTGGAATCGGCGGAGAACGGGCGCTCCTGGTCGCGGTATTCGTTCATCGGCGTCCGCAGCGCCGGCACGCTCACCGAACGGGACGGCCAGGCACACTGGCTCGGCACCCCGCCCGTCGGCGTCCCGGTCGAAGGCGACCCGCTCGCCGCCCTGCGCGCCACCGTGGAGACCCTGCACACTCCCCCTACGCCTGGCGGCGTGGGCGGTACCCCCACCCACGACCTCGGTGCCGGCATGCCGCCGTTCACCGGAGGCATGGTCGGATATCTCGGGTACGACATCGTGCGGCGGCTGGAGAAGATCGGCCCCGGCGAGCGGGACGACCTGAAGCTTCCCGAGCTGACCATGCTGCTCACCTCGGACCTCGCGGTTCTCGACCACTGGGACGGCACCGTCCTGCTGATCGCCAACGCCATCAACCACAACGACCGCGACACCGGCGTCGACGAGGCGCACGCGGACGCCGTGGCCCGCCTCGACGCCATGGAGGCGGACCTCGCCCGGCCACTGGCCTCAGCCCCCGCCGCGCTGCCGCCCTCCGAACTTCCCGAGTTCTCCGCGCTGTGGGGCGGCAAGGACTACCAGGAGGCCGTCGAGGACATCAAGGAGCGCATCCGGGCCGGCGAGGCCTTCCAGGTCGTGCCGTCCCAGAGGTTCGAGACCCCGTGCACGGCGAGCGCCCTGGACGTCTACCGGGTGCTGCGGGCCACCAACCCGAGCCCGTACATGTACCTCTTCCGCTTCGACGGCTTCGACGTCGTCGGCTCCAGCCCCGAGGCGCTGGTCAAGGTCGAGGACGGGCACGCCATGGTCCACCCCATCGCCGGGACCCGGCCGCGCGGAGCCACACCGCAGGAGGACCAGACGCTCGCCGAGGAACTGCTCGCCGACCCGAAGGAGCGCGCCGAGCATCTGATGCTCGTCGACCTCGGCCGCAACGACCTGGGCCGCGTCTGCGCGCCGGGCAGCGTCGAGGTCGTCGACTTCATGTCCATCGAGCGGTACTCGCACGTCATGCACATCGTCTCGACCGTGACCGGCAAGGTCGCCGACGGCCGCACAGCCTTCGACGTCCTCACCGCCTGTTTCCCGGCCGGCACCCTGTCCGGCGCGCCCAAGCCCCGCGCGATGCAGATCATCGACGAGCTCGAACCCTCGCGCCGTGGTCTGTACGGCGGCTGCGTCGGCTATCTCGACTTCGCCGGCGACTCGGACACCGCCATCGCCATCCGCACCGCGCTGCTGCGCGACGGCACGGCCTATGTGCAGGCCGGAGCGGGCGTGGTGGCCGACTCCGACCCGGTCGGCGAGGACAACGAGTGCCGCAACAAGGCGGCCGCGGTGCTGCGCGCCGTCCACACGGCCAACCGCCTGAACTCTCACGCGGACCGGTAG
- the trpC gene encoding indole-3-glycerol phosphate synthase TrpC — MSVLDEIIEGVRADLAERQARVSLDELKERAARAPAAKDGVAALRGEGVQVICEVKRSSPSKGALAAIADPAGLAADYEAGGAAVISVLTEERRFGGSLADLEAVRARVDVPVLRKDFIVTAYQLWEARAYGADLVLLIVAALEQEALVSLIERAESIGLTPLVEVHDEDEVERAVEAGAKIIGVNARDLRTLKVDRSTFDRVAPEIPAHIVKIAESGVRGPHDLIAYANSGADAVLVGESLVTGRDPKSAVADLVAAGAHPALRHGRD, encoded by the coding sequence GTGAGTGTGCTCGACGAGATCATCGAAGGTGTGCGCGCCGACCTGGCTGAGCGGCAGGCGCGTGTCAGCCTCGACGAGCTCAAGGAGCGCGCCGCCAGGGCTCCCGCGGCCAAGGACGGCGTCGCCGCACTGCGCGGCGAGGGCGTACAGGTGATCTGCGAGGTCAAGCGCTCCAGCCCCTCCAAGGGCGCCCTCGCAGCGATCGCCGACCCGGCCGGTCTTGCCGCGGACTACGAGGCGGGCGGCGCGGCCGTCATCTCCGTGCTCACCGAAGAGCGCCGCTTCGGCGGATCGCTCGCCGACCTGGAGGCCGTCCGGGCCCGGGTCGACGTCCCGGTGCTGCGCAAGGACTTCATCGTGACCGCGTACCAGCTGTGGGAGGCCCGTGCGTACGGCGCCGACCTCGTGCTGCTGATCGTGGCCGCACTGGAGCAGGAGGCTCTGGTCTCCCTGATCGAGCGGGCCGAGTCCATCGGGCTGACCCCGCTCGTCGAGGTTCACGACGAGGACGAGGTCGAACGGGCCGTCGAGGCCGGGGCGAAGATCATCGGCGTCAACGCCCGGGACCTCAGGACGCTCAAGGTCGACCGGTCCACCTTCGACCGGGTCGCCCCCGAGATCCCGGCCCATATCGTCAAGATCGCCGAGTCGGGTGTGCGGGGTCCGCACGACCTGATCGCCTACGCCAACTCGGGGGCCGACGCCGTACTCGTCGGTGAGTCCCTGGTCACCGGCCGTGACCCCAAGTCGGCGGTCGCCGACCTGGTTGCCGCGGGCGCCCACCCGGCGCTGCGGCACGGGAGGGACTGA
- a CDS encoding DsbA family protein, producing MPPRFVCWCVSQKPERNRSARERLQQEREMDKAREKRRRTLIVAGAVVGVLGLAAVVGLIAANAGKDSGGGSDSGPLLAPAGVQGKDQLAIPVGASDAPSTLTVWEDFRCPACAAFENAARDTIRELEQAGKIKVEYHLATIIDGNMGGTGSLRAANAAACAQDAGKFPEYHDVLYMNQPQETVDAFADNGKLIELAGKVEGLDTPEFRSCVNEGRHDAWVNKSNAAFQDGGFRGTPTVLLNGESIFPAKNGEQMSVPNLKKWVDEANQGKKPGTERPSPAPGAGVGGSPSASAS from the coding sequence ATGCCTCCCCGGTTCGTTTGCTGGTGTGTGAGTCAGAAACCTGAACGAAATCGGTCCGCACGCGAGCGGCTCCAGCAGGAACGCGAGATGGACAAGGCGCGCGAGAAGCGCCGCCGGACGCTGATCGTGGCCGGCGCAGTGGTGGGCGTCCTGGGCCTGGCAGCCGTGGTGGGCCTGATCGCGGCCAATGCCGGAAAGGACTCCGGCGGCGGGTCCGACTCGGGTCCCCTGCTCGCCCCGGCCGGCGTGCAGGGCAAGGACCAGCTGGCGATCCCGGTCGGCGCGAGCGACGCCCCGTCCACCCTCACCGTGTGGGAGGACTTCCGCTGCCCCGCCTGCGCGGCGTTCGAGAACGCCGCGCGCGACACCATCCGCGAGCTGGAACAGGCCGGGAAGATCAAGGTCGAGTACCACCTCGCCACGATCATCGACGGGAACATGGGCGGTACCGGCTCGCTGCGCGCGGCGAACGCGGCAGCGTGCGCCCAGGACGCCGGCAAGTTCCCCGAGTACCACGACGTGCTCTACATGAATCAGCCGCAGGAGACGGTCGACGCCTTCGCCGACAACGGCAAGCTGATCGAGCTCGCGGGCAAGGTCGAGGGCCTGGACACCCCCGAGTTCCGCAGCTGCGTGAACGAGGGCAGGCACGACGCCTGGGTGAACAAGTCGAACGCCGCCTTCCAGGACGGCGGCTTCCGCGGTACACCGACCGTGCTGCTCAACGGGGAATCGATCTTCCCCGCGAAGAACGGCGAGCAGATGTCGGTCCCCAACCTGAAGAAGTGGGTCGACGAGGCGAACCAGGGCAAGAAACCCGGCACCGAACGGCCCAGTCCGGCCCCCGGTGCAGGGGTGGGCGGCAGCCCGTCCGCCTCGGCCTCCTGA